The following coding sequences lie in one Cronobacter universalis NCTC 9529 genomic window:
- the fliZ gene encoding flagella biosynthesis regulatory protein FliZ: MTAQQPKRRPLSRYLKDFKHSQTHCAHCHKLLDRITLVHRGEIVNKVAIAALDTLLDETTWEQEKQDWVALCRFCGDLHCKEQSNYFDIIGFKQYLFEQTDMSHGTIREYVVRLRRLGAHLTQRQVPLSLARQDNLDEHLEAWLPLTSTNNYRIALRKYAQYQQISSVPTEKTASTATSDIY; this comes from the coding sequence ATGACGGCGCAGCAACCTAAAAGGCGGCCCCTGAGCCGCTACCTTAAAGATTTTAAGCACTCACAGACGCATTGTGCCCATTGTCACAAGCTGCTGGACCGCATTACGCTGGTCCATCGCGGCGAGATTGTGAACAAGGTCGCTATCGCTGCGCTTGATACGCTACTTGACGAGACCACCTGGGAGCAGGAAAAGCAGGACTGGGTGGCGCTCTGTCGCTTCTGCGGCGATCTGCACTGCAAAGAGCAGAGCAACTATTTCGATATCATCGGCTTTAAGCAATATCTCTTCGAGCAGACCGATATGAGCCACGGCACGATCCGCGAATATGTGGTGCGCCTGCGCCGTCTCGGCGCGCATCTCACCCAACGCCAGGTGCCGCTCTCCCTTGCCCGTCAGGATAATCTCGACGAGCATCTTGAGGCGTGGCTGCCGCTCACCAGTACCAATAATTACCGAATTGCGCTTCGTAAGTATGCCCAGTATCAGCAGATCTCTTCCGTCCCGACGGAGAAAACCGCCTCAACGGCAACTTCTGATATAT
- a CDS encoding DegT/DnrJ/EryC1/StrS family aminotransferase has protein sequence MQNLFVTSPLLPPLEEFIPYLEQIWENKYLTNGGPFHQELETRLAEYLGVEHLCLFSNGTLALLTALQALRITGEVITTPYSFVATSHSLLWNGLTPVFADIDPVTCNIDPNKIEQLITPATSAILPVHCYGLPCDVDKIQSIADAWGLKVIYDAAHAFGVKKNHQSILNCGDLSILSFHATKVFNTFEGGAIICPDARMKQRIDYLKNFGFAGETTVVAPGINAKMNEVQAAFGLVQLGHIDKALANRAAIHDRYCEWLADIPGIETFSAPDDVEWNHSYFPIRVNEAFPVSRDALYEALKAENIYSRRYFYPLISAFSMYRHLPSAQPQHLPIATGIAERILCLPIFPDLTEDDQRRVVDAIRAQAALGLAEKVA, from the coding sequence ATGCAAAATCTTTTTGTCACCAGCCCGCTGCTTCCGCCGCTGGAGGAGTTTATCCCGTATCTTGAGCAGATCTGGGAAAACAAATACCTGACCAACGGCGGCCCGTTTCATCAGGAGCTGGAGACCCGGCTCGCGGAGTATCTCGGCGTGGAACACCTCTGCCTGTTTTCCAACGGCACGCTGGCATTACTGACCGCGCTTCAGGCGCTGCGCATTACGGGTGAAGTGATCACCACCCCGTATTCGTTCGTCGCCACCTCGCATTCGCTGCTGTGGAACGGCCTGACGCCGGTTTTCGCCGATATCGATCCGGTCACCTGCAACATCGACCCGAACAAAATCGAACAGCTGATAACGCCAGCGACCTCGGCTATCCTGCCGGTCCACTGCTACGGCCTGCCGTGCGATGTCGACAAAATTCAGTCCATCGCCGACGCCTGGGGCCTGAAGGTAATTTATGACGCCGCGCATGCGTTCGGCGTGAAGAAAAACCACCAGAGCATCCTGAACTGCGGGGATCTGTCGATCCTGAGCTTCCACGCCACCAAAGTTTTCAACACGTTTGAGGGCGGGGCGATCATCTGCCCGGACGCGCGCATGAAACAGCGCATCGACTACCTGAAAAACTTCGGCTTCGCCGGGGAAACTACGGTTGTGGCGCCGGGCATCAACGCCAAAATGAACGAAGTGCAGGCGGCGTTTGGTCTGGTGCAGCTTGGGCATATCGATAAAGCGCTGGCGAACCGCGCCGCAATTCATGACCGCTACTGCGAGTGGCTGGCTGATATCCCTGGCATCGAAACCTTCAGCGCGCCTGATGATGTGGAGTGGAACCATTCTTACTTCCCGATCCGCGTGAACGAGGCGTTCCCGGTAAGCCGCGACGCGCTCTATGAAGCACTGAAAGCTGAAAATATTTACTCGCGCCGCTATTTCTACCCGCTGATCAGCGCGTTCTCGATGTATCGCCATCTGCCGTCGGCGCAGCCGCAACACCTGCCGATAGCGACGGGTATCGCCGAGCGCATCCTGTGTCTGCCTATCTTCCCGGATCTGACCGAAGACGATCAGCGCCGCGTGGTGGACGCCATCCGCGCGCAGGCCGCGCTGGGGCTTGCGGAGAAAGTGGCATGA
- a CDS encoding acyl-CoA reductase translates to MQPSFDNLTFLLGDAAQLAALEAFRPRAPFDDETLTFLSEFSRRLLADPRARAYSDVVSLAFWCRPASLEKLRQEFMPQGITQGRGVAFHIAPSNVAVNFAFSLAAGLLTGNANIVRLSSKPFPQTALICDALKGALAHVPAMADSLYLVQYPHDAALTDYFSALCDARLIWGGDRTISEVRRSALRPRAVDIAFADRYSFAVIDADAWLAAPDKARLLEAFYNDTLLTSQQACTAAKMVVWTGERADEARAQFWPAFRDWCGERYAPLPATAVSNLAWFCAQTVNDPTLRRIAQPDNRLFLAQTDAPDGALLADHHQSGLFIEYVAQDLLDIAPLCGEKCQTIVTYGVDPEEFQRFLAIAKPRGVDRVVPIGQSMQFSLLWDGYPLAEMLTRRLTLISY, encoded by the coding sequence ATGCAGCCCAGTTTTGACAACCTGACTTTTCTGCTGGGCGACGCCGCGCAACTTGCCGCGCTGGAAGCGTTTCGCCCGCGCGCGCCGTTCGATGACGAGACGCTCACGTTCTTAAGCGAGTTCTCCCGCCGGCTGCTGGCCGACCCGCGCGCGCGCGCCTACAGCGATGTGGTGAGCCTGGCGTTCTGGTGTCGTCCGGCGTCGCTGGAAAAGCTGCGCCAGGAATTTATGCCGCAGGGCATCACCCAGGGCCGCGGCGTGGCGTTTCATATCGCCCCGTCCAACGTGGCGGTGAATTTCGCGTTTTCGCTGGCGGCGGGGCTGCTTACCGGCAACGCCAATATTGTCCGGCTCTCTTCAAAACCGTTTCCCCAGACCGCGCTGATTTGCGACGCGCTGAAAGGGGCGCTGGCCCATGTGCCCGCGATGGCCGACAGCCTTTACCTTGTGCAGTACCCGCACGACGCAGCGCTGACCGATTATTTCTCTGCGCTGTGCGACGCGCGGCTTATCTGGGGCGGCGATCGCACCATCAGCGAGGTGCGGCGCTCGGCGCTGCGTCCGCGCGCGGTGGATATCGCCTTTGCGGATCGTTACTCCTTTGCGGTGATCGACGCCGACGCGTGGCTTGCCGCGCCGGATAAAGCCCGCCTGCTGGAGGCGTTTTATAACGATACGCTGTTGACGAGCCAGCAGGCGTGTACGGCCGCGAAAATGGTGGTCTGGACCGGCGAGCGCGCCGATGAAGCGCGCGCGCAGTTCTGGCCCGCGTTTCGCGACTGGTGCGGCGAGCGCTACGCGCCGCTGCCTGCGACGGCGGTAAGCAATCTGGCGTGGTTCTGCGCGCAGACGGTGAACGACCCGACGCTCAGGCGCATCGCGCAGCCGGATAATCGTCTCTTCCTGGCGCAAACTGACGCGCCGGATGGCGCGTTGCTGGCGGATCATCACCAGAGCGGGTTGTTTATTGAATATGTCGCGCAGGATCTGCTGGACATCGCGCCGCTGTGCGGGGAGAAGTGCCAGACGATCGTCACGTACGGGGTAGATCCTGAGGAATTTCAACGCTTTCTGGCGATCGCCAAACCGCGCGGCGTCGATCGCGTGGTGCCGATTGGGCAGAGTATGCAGTTTTCTTTGCTCTGGGACGGCTATCCGCTGGCCGAAATGCTGACCCGGCGTTTAACTTTAATTTCTTATTAA
- a CDS encoding AMP-binding protein → MTDAPFWQLTQAPRDAVALTEDGGATLSYGELADRVAQVRAHLPARSLMFCFCENSAASLTGYLAALNARAVPVMLDGQLDETLADALFARWRPGFLWLPEGRAWPGEVLLRHDGYQLIATHEPAPAMDDALALLITTSGSTGSPKLVRQSYENLLSNCASICDYLAIDANERPLVYLPMNYVYGLSVIHSHLAQGATLLMTRSGPVQPGFWAFVKSQQATSLAGVPYTFEILNKLRFMRMTLPSLRTLTQAGGKLSAALHEAFAAWAQEQGKRFVVMYGASEATSRMGYLPAEHAATMPGAMGVAIPGGRFTLEDENGAEITATGVAGELIYYGANVCHGYAQERACLARGDDFKGRLATGDLARRDDNGVYTIVGRKKRFLKVFGNRVGLDELEQLVKNHFVGLECATGGVDDRITLFLTDQTQAETVKSWLAQTCQLHHSAFRVVILEAIPKNAAGKTLYAQLEALSA, encoded by the coding sequence ATGACGGATGCGCCTTTCTGGCAACTGACACAGGCGCCGCGCGATGCCGTGGCGCTGACTGAAGACGGCGGCGCGACGCTCTCGTATGGCGAGCTGGCCGATCGCGTGGCGCAGGTGCGCGCGCATCTGCCCGCCCGCTCGCTGATGTTCTGCTTTTGCGAAAACAGCGCGGCGTCGCTCACCGGTTACCTGGCGGCGCTGAACGCCCGCGCGGTGCCGGTGATGCTCGACGGCCAGCTCGATGAGACGCTGGCTGATGCGCTGTTCGCGCGCTGGCGGCCTGGTTTTCTCTGGCTGCCGGAAGGCCGCGCGTGGCCGGGCGAGGTGCTGCTGCGCCACGACGGTTATCAGCTTATCGCGACCCATGAGCCGGCGCCGGCGATGGACGACGCGCTGGCGCTGCTCATCACCACCTCCGGCTCGACCGGCAGCCCGAAGCTGGTGCGCCAGAGTTATGAGAATCTCCTCAGCAACTGCGCGAGCATCTGCGACTATCTGGCGATTGACGCGAACGAGCGTCCGCTGGTCTATCTGCCGATGAACTATGTGTATGGTTTATCGGTGATTCATTCCCACCTGGCGCAAGGGGCGACGCTGCTGATGACCCGCAGCGGCCCGGTGCAGCCGGGGTTCTGGGCGTTTGTGAAAAGCCAGCAGGCCACGTCGCTCGCGGGCGTGCCTTATACCTTCGAAATCCTCAATAAGCTGCGCTTTATGCGCATGACGCTGCCGTCGCTGCGCACCTTAACGCAGGCGGGCGGCAAGCTCTCCGCGGCGCTGCATGAGGCGTTCGCCGCCTGGGCGCAGGAGCAGGGCAAGCGTTTCGTAGTGATGTATGGCGCGTCGGAAGCCACCTCGCGGATGGGCTATTTGCCTGCGGAGCACGCGGCAACAATGCCGGGCGCGATGGGGGTGGCCATTCCGGGCGGGCGCTTTACGCTTGAAGATGAAAACGGCGCGGAAATTACCGCGACGGGTGTGGCTGGCGAGCTTATCTATTACGGCGCGAACGTCTGTCATGGTTACGCGCAGGAACGTGCGTGTCTGGCGCGCGGCGATGATTTCAAAGGGCGGCTCGCGACAGGCGATCTGGCCCGTCGCGACGACAACGGCGTGTATACCATCGTGGGGCGCAAAAAACGGTTCCTGAAAGTGTTCGGCAACCGCGTCGGGCTCGATGAGCTGGAACAGCTGGTGAAAAACCACTTTGTAGGGCTGGAGTGCGCGACAGGCGGTGTCGATGACCGCATTACGCTGTTTCTCACCGATCAAACCCAGGCCGAAACGGTAAAAAGCTGGCTGGCGCAGACCTGCCAGTTGCACCACAGCGCGTTTCGCGTGGTGATCCTGGAAGCGATTCCCAAAAACGCGGCCGGAAAAACGCTTTACGCACAACTGGAGGCGCTCAGTGCTTGA
- a CDS encoding SDR family NAD(P)-dependent oxidoreductase — translation MLLKEKNVIITGCARGIGRAMVEAFAAEGACIYAHARSETPEFLADMAALAERYQVEIWPLCFDLTDNDAMKGAVKRLMSDKRPLHALVNNAGVIWNALFQMTTMQTLREQFEVNFFSLFSLTQMVSKLMTRQRFGSIVNIASTAAEDGNSGKAAYGAAKAAVVALTRTIATELGEQGIRANCIAPGMTETDMLSAMPDYVIEETRNGTDLRRLGAPQEIAAAAVWLVSDLSSYVTGQTIRVDGGMR, via the coding sequence ATGTTGTTAAAAGAGAAAAACGTCATTATCACCGGTTGCGCGCGCGGTATCGGGCGCGCGATGGTGGAGGCTTTCGCCGCCGAAGGCGCGTGCATTTACGCCCATGCGCGCAGCGAAACGCCGGAATTTCTGGCCGACATGGCGGCGCTTGCCGAACGTTACCAGGTCGAGATCTGGCCGCTGTGCTTTGATCTGACCGATAACGACGCGATGAAAGGCGCGGTAAAACGGCTGATGAGCGACAAGCGTCCGCTGCACGCGCTGGTTAACAACGCAGGTGTTATCTGGAACGCGCTGTTCCAGATGACCACCATGCAGACGCTGCGAGAACAGTTTGAGGTGAATTTTTTCTCGCTGTTCAGCCTGACTCAGATGGTGTCAAAGCTGATGACGCGCCAGCGTTTTGGCAGCATTGTGAATATCGCTTCGACCGCTGCCGAGGATGGTAATTCAGGTAAAGCGGCCTATGGCGCGGCCAAAGCGGCCGTTGTGGCGCTGACCCGCACCATCGCCACGGAGCTGGGCGAGCAGGGGATTCGCGCCAACTGCATCGCGCCGGGCATGACCGAAACGGACATGCTTTCAGCCATGCCGGATTACGTTATCGAAGAGACACGTAATGGCACCGATCTGCGCCGCCTCGGCGCGCCGCAGGAGATAGCCGCCGCCGCCGTCTGGCTGGTATCGGATCTTTCATCGTATGTAACGGGCCAAACGATACGGGTTGATGGTGGTATGCGATGA
- a CDS encoding SDR family NAD(P)-dependent oxidoreductase translates to MLLAGKNAVITGCLQGIGNATMVAYARHGANIFACVQQEDAAFSAQIAELSSQYGVTITPICFDLLDDASIKQAAMAIQKAKVPVDILVNVAGVTLDALFPMVTMEQLHKTFAINFFSQMVFTQYLTRLMLRNKRGSIINIASISGLDGNSGQLAYAASKAAMVAATKTLSIELGPQGIRVNAVAPGVIATAMTENLASDVVDSKLAQSALRRTGRADEVADTLVWLGSDAASYVTGQVLRVDGGIGY, encoded by the coding sequence ATGCTGCTCGCAGGAAAAAACGCGGTGATCACCGGTTGTTTACAGGGGATCGGCAACGCCACGATGGTCGCCTACGCGCGCCACGGGGCGAATATCTTCGCCTGCGTTCAGCAGGAAGACGCGGCGTTCAGCGCGCAAATCGCTGAACTTTCTTCGCAATATGGCGTGACCATCACGCCCATTTGCTTTGATCTGCTGGACGACGCGTCCATCAAGCAGGCCGCGATGGCGATTCAGAAAGCGAAAGTGCCGGTGGATATCCTGGTGAACGTTGCGGGCGTAACGCTCGACGCGCTGTTCCCGATGGTCACCATGGAGCAGTTGCACAAGACCTTCGCCATCAACTTCTTTTCACAGATGGTGTTCACCCAGTACCTGACGCGCCTGATGCTGCGCAATAAACGCGGCAGCATCATTAATATCGCGAGCATTTCCGGCCTCGACGGCAACAGCGGGCAGCTCGCCTACGCGGCCTCGAAAGCCGCGATGGTGGCGGCGACCAAAACGCTCTCCATTGAGCTGGGGCCGCAGGGCATTCGCGTGAACGCGGTGGCGCCGGGCGTTATCGCCACGGCGATGACCGAAAACCTCGCAAGCGACGTGGTGGACAGCAAGCTCGCGCAAAGCGCCCTGCGCCGTACCGGGCGGGCGGATGAAGTGGCCGACACGCTGGTATGGCTCGGCTCTGACGCGGCGAGTTACGTGACGGGCCAGGTGCTGCGCGTCGACGGCGGGATCGGTTATTAA
- a CDS encoding NeuD/PglB/VioB family sugar acetyltransferase, with translation MKLGIYGAGGLGREVLMLARAINQCTSRWREIFFIDDVTDAQEVYGAAVVRFDARPAECEVAIAIGEPALRQRLAQKLSGVAPLATLIHPNVDVPSQSEIRPGAILCNGVFISCGVTIGKNALILPRACVGHDCVIGENSVVSGMVALAGHCVVGERVFIGMNSCVKEQTRIGDDAIVGMGSAVFSDVADATIVLGNPARAMRQNTEGKVFK, from the coding sequence ATGAAGCTTGGTATTTACGGCGCAGGCGGGTTAGGGCGCGAGGTGCTGATGCTGGCGCGCGCCATTAACCAGTGCACGTCGCGCTGGCGCGAGATTTTCTTTATTGACGACGTGACCGACGCGCAGGAGGTCTACGGCGCGGCGGTGGTGCGTTTCGACGCGCGCCCGGCGGAGTGCGAAGTGGCTATCGCTATCGGCGAACCCGCGCTGCGTCAGCGCCTGGCGCAGAAGCTCTCAGGCGTCGCGCCGCTCGCCACGCTTATTCACCCGAATGTCGATGTTCCGTCGCAAAGCGAGATCCGCCCCGGCGCGATCCTCTGCAATGGCGTTTTTATTTCCTGCGGCGTGACGATTGGCAAAAACGCACTGATCCTGCCGCGCGCCTGCGTCGGTCACGACTGCGTTATAGGGGAAAATAGCGTGGTATCAGGAATGGTAGCGCTGGCGGGCCACTGCGTGGTGGGCGAGCGCGTGTTTATCGGCATGAACAGTTGCGTAAAAGAACAGACCCGCATCGGCGATGACGCTATCGTCGGCATGGGATCGGCAGTCTTCAGCGACGTGGCGGACGCCACGATCGTACTGGGCAACCCGGCCAGGGCGATGCGCCAGAATACCGAAGGCAAGGTGTTTAAATAA
- a CDS encoding RNA polymerase sigma factor FliA, with product MNSLYTADGVMDKHSLWQRYVPLVRHEALRLQVRLPASVELDDLLQAGGIGLLNAVERYDALQGTAFTTYAVQRIRGAMLDELRSRDWVPRSVRRNAREVAQAIGQLEQELGRNATELEVAERLSIPLEEYRQMLLDTNNSQLFSYDEWREEHGDSIELVTEDNQNENPLHQLLEGNLRERVMEAIESLPEREQMVLTLYYQEELNLKEIGAVLEVGESRVSQLHSQAIKRLRTKLGKL from the coding sequence GTGAATTCTCTCTATACCGCTGATGGTGTAATGGATAAACACTCGCTCTGGCAGCGTTATGTCCCGCTGGTGCGTCACGAAGCGTTGCGCCTGCAGGTGCGTTTGCCGGCGAGCGTCGAACTGGACGATTTGTTACAGGCGGGCGGCATCGGCTTGCTGAATGCTGTAGAACGCTACGACGCCCTGCAAGGAACGGCATTTACCACTTACGCAGTGCAGCGTATACGTGGCGCGATGCTGGACGAGCTACGCAGCCGTGACTGGGTGCCGCGCAGTGTCCGACGCAACGCGCGCGAGGTGGCGCAGGCAATAGGCCAACTGGAGCAGGAACTGGGACGTAACGCGACGGAACTGGAGGTCGCAGAGCGACTGAGTATCCCGCTTGAAGAATATCGTCAGATGTTGCTCGACACGAACAATAGTCAACTGTTCTCTTATGACGAATGGCGTGAAGAGCATGGCGATAGTATCGAACTGGTGACGGAAGATAACCAGAACGAAAACCCGCTGCATCAGCTGCTGGAAGGCAATTTGCGCGAGCGTGTCATGGAAGCGATTGAATCGCTGCCTGAGCGCGAGCAGATGGTGCTGACGCTGTACTACCAGGAAGAGCTCAATCTCAAAGAGATTGGCGCGGTACTGGAAGTGGGCGAGTCAAGGGTTAGCCAGTTGCATAGCCAGGCCATCAAACGTCTGCGAACCAAGCTGGGTAAGCTATAG
- a CDS encoding LuxE/PaaK family acyltransferase, with amino-acid sequence MLDYAQWLQQPPYSLARDEKRALMTQRLQWLTEHHRANCAPYRAMLDGLGVDVAALNAPEDVPFLPVSLFKTLTLASIPPDEAVKVMTSSGTTGQAVSRIYLDKQTAANQQKTLVKIVSAFTGAGRLPMLIIDAPSVLKDRTMFSARGAGILGFSIFGADRAFALDDEMNLDIDGITAFLTKHAGKPVLLFGFTFMIWQHFWRALSQRGQRLDLSQGILIHGGGWKKLASEAVSPQEFARRLHDVCGLTRIYDYYGMVEQTGCIYMQCEQGHLHASIFSDVIIRDPHDFSVCPPGRAGIVQVLSLIPESYPGHSLLTEDEGVLLGEDDCPCGRHGKYFRINGRLQQAEIRGCSDTYAAQF; translated from the coding sequence GTGCTTGATTACGCGCAGTGGTTACAGCAACCCCCTTATTCGCTGGCGCGTGATGAAAAGCGCGCGCTGATGACGCAGCGCCTGCAATGGCTGACGGAACATCACCGCGCGAACTGCGCGCCGTACCGCGCCATGCTTGACGGCCTCGGCGTGGATGTCGCCGCGCTGAACGCGCCGGAGGACGTGCCGTTTCTGCCGGTGTCGCTGTTTAAAACCCTGACGCTTGCGAGCATCCCGCCCGACGAGGCCGTGAAGGTAATGACCTCTTCCGGCACCACGGGCCAGGCGGTATCGCGCATTTATCTTGATAAGCAAACGGCGGCCAATCAGCAAAAAACGCTTGTGAAGATCGTCAGCGCCTTTACCGGCGCGGGACGTCTACCGATGCTGATTATCGATGCGCCGTCGGTACTGAAGGATCGCACTATGTTTTCCGCGCGCGGCGCGGGCATTCTGGGGTTTTCGATCTTCGGCGCCGATCGCGCGTTCGCGCTCGATGACGAGATGAATCTTGATATCGACGGCATTACGGCGTTTCTCACAAAACACGCGGGCAAACCGGTGCTGCTGTTCGGTTTCACTTTTATGATCTGGCAGCATTTCTGGCGGGCGCTTTCGCAACGCGGCCAGCGGCTCGATCTCAGCCAGGGGATTTTGATCCACGGCGGCGGCTGGAAAAAGCTCGCCAGCGAAGCGGTGTCGCCGCAGGAGTTCGCCCGCCGGCTGCATGACGTGTGCGGGCTGACGCGCATTTATGACTATTACGGCATGGTGGAGCAGACCGGCTGCATTTACATGCAGTGCGAACAGGGCCACCTGCACGCCAGTATTTTTTCCGATGTGATTATCCGCGATCCGCACGATTTCTCGGTCTGTCCGCCGGGGCGCGCGGGGATCGTGCAGGTGCTGTCGCTGATCCCGGAATCCTATCCCGGGCATTCGCTGCTCACGGAAGATGAGGGCGTTTTGCTTGGCGAGGATGACTGCCCCTGCGGGCGGCACGGTAAATATTTCCGCATTAACGGACGCCTGCAACAGGCCGAAATCAGAGGATGTAGCGACACTTATGCAGCCCAGTTTTGA